The Nocardia arthritidis genome has a window encoding:
- a CDS encoding gamma-aminobutyraldehyde dehydrogenase, giving the protein MSSPVLENYIDGKFVASSAIETLDLVNPVDETVVGRAPISNRADVDAAVAAAARAFESWGRTTPGARQTALLKLADAIDEHSDELVEAQCRNTGQPKAVIAAEEIAVGADQIRFFAGAARLLEGRAAGEYMAGFTSYVRREPIGVVAQVTPWNYPFMMAVWKIGPALAAGNTIVLKPSDTTPESTLTLARLSRGILPDGVLNVVLGDANTGAELVRHPTPGLVSITGSVRAGIAVAGSAAQQVKRAHLELGGNAPVVVFPDADLAKAANGIAQAAFFNAGQDCTAATRVLVHESVHDELVAALVKSAQSLRPGLPDDPDTFYGPLNNRNHFDAVMGRLAALPAHATVVTGGKRLGDKGFFVEPTVITGVRQDDPIVQEETFGPVLTVQPFTDADHAVGLANDVRYGLAASVWTRDHGTVERLTRALDFGAVWVNCHIPIVAEMPHGGFKYSGYGKDLSVYSVEEYTRIKHVMSAHD; this is encoded by the coding sequence ATGTCGAGTCCCGTGCTCGAGAACTACATCGACGGCAAGTTCGTGGCATCGTCGGCCATCGAAACCCTCGACCTGGTGAATCCGGTGGACGAGACCGTCGTCGGACGGGCGCCGATCTCGAATCGCGCCGACGTCGACGCCGCGGTGGCCGCGGCGGCCAGGGCCTTCGAATCCTGGGGCAGGACAACGCCGGGCGCGCGCCAGACGGCGCTGCTGAAGCTGGCCGACGCGATCGACGAGCACAGCGACGAACTGGTGGAGGCCCAGTGCCGCAACACCGGACAGCCCAAGGCGGTGATCGCGGCGGAGGAGATCGCCGTCGGCGCCGATCAGATCCGATTCTTCGCGGGCGCCGCCCGCCTGCTGGAGGGGCGCGCGGCGGGTGAGTACATGGCGGGGTTCACCTCGTATGTGCGGCGCGAGCCGATCGGCGTTGTCGCGCAGGTGACTCCGTGGAACTACCCCTTCATGATGGCGGTCTGGAAGATCGGGCCCGCCCTGGCCGCGGGCAATACGATCGTGCTCAAACCGAGCGATACCACGCCGGAGAGCACGCTGACGCTGGCCCGGCTCAGCCGCGGCATTCTGCCCGACGGTGTGCTGAATGTCGTTCTCGGCGATGCGAATACGGGCGCCGAGCTGGTGCGTCACCCGACACCGGGGCTGGTGTCGATCACCGGATCGGTGCGCGCCGGTATCGCGGTGGCCGGGTCGGCGGCCCAGCAGGTGAAACGCGCGCATCTGGAGCTCGGCGGCAATGCGCCGGTGGTGGTGTTCCCGGATGCCGATTTGGCCAAGGCGGCCAACGGTATCGCGCAGGCGGCCTTCTTCAACGCGGGCCAGGACTGTACGGCGGCCACCCGGGTGCTGGTGCACGAGTCGGTCCACGACGAGCTGGTCGCCGCGCTGGTGAAGAGCGCGCAGAGCCTGCGGCCCGGCCTGCCCGACGACCCGGACACCTTCTACGGACCGCTCAACAACCGCAACCATTTCGACGCGGTCATGGGCAGGCTGGCCGCGCTGCCCGCACACGCCACCGTGGTGACCGGCGGAAAACGACTGGGCGACAAGGGATTCTTCGTCGAACCGACCGTCATCACCGGAGTCCGCCAAGACGACCCGATCGTCCAGGAGGAGACCTTCGGCCCGGTGCTCACCGTGCAGCCGTTCACCGATGCCGACCACGCCGTCGGCCTCGCCAACGACGTGCGCTACGGCTTGGCCGCCAGCGTCTGGACCCGCGATCACGGCACCGTCGAACGGCTCACCCGCGCACTGGATTTCGGCGCGGTGTGGGTGAACTGCCACATCCCGATCGTCGCGGAGATGCCGCACGGCGGATTCAAATACTCCGGCTACGGCAAGGACCTCTCGGTCTACAGCGTCGAGGAATACACCCGGATCAAGCATGTCATGAGCGCGCACGACTGA
- a CDS encoding APC family permease: MDISAPRNGAGQQPVDKGLAPGSVGTISGAVLGISTVAPGYTLTASIGLIVAAVGLQMPAIVLAGFVPMFLTAYAYRELNARMPDCGASFTWSTKAFGPYVGWMCGWGMVMATVIVLSNLAAIAVKFGYLFVARISGHPGIAELADNRAVNILTTLALVAAATLISSRGITTSERLQQVLVGFQMVVLVVFAITALVRACSGDAPARLDFRLDWFNPFTGITMSAFMIGVTGSIFAFWGWDTCLTLGEESKDPKRVPGRAGMLCVLSILATYLLVTVAVMMYAGVGESGLGLGNARNADNVFGALADPVLGWAGPLLLLAVLASAVASLQTTFLPAARTVLAMGVYGAFPRRFAAVSPRSRVPVFGTVVAGVVTGAFYTAASLLSTRVLVDTVAALGIMICWYYGITAFACVWHFRGELFASARNIAFKLLFPLIGGIMLAVVFVVSVRESMDPDNGSGASIGGIGLVFFMGFGILLLGGLLMLVARWRNPDFFRGGPLGREFAEPAPLVSEAA, from the coding sequence ATGGACATCAGCGCACCCCGCAACGGCGCGGGGCAGCAGCCCGTCGACAAAGGACTGGCGCCGGGTAGCGTCGGCACGATTTCCGGTGCCGTGCTCGGCATTTCGACGGTCGCGCCCGGTTACACGCTCACCGCGAGCATCGGATTGATCGTGGCCGCGGTCGGATTGCAGATGCCCGCGATCGTGCTCGCCGGATTCGTCCCGATGTTCCTGACCGCATACGCCTATCGCGAGCTGAACGCGCGGATGCCCGACTGCGGGGCGTCGTTCACCTGGTCCACCAAGGCATTCGGGCCCTACGTCGGCTGGATGTGCGGGTGGGGCATGGTGATGGCGACCGTGATCGTCCTGTCGAATCTGGCCGCCATCGCGGTGAAATTCGGATACCTGTTCGTGGCCCGGATATCCGGCCATCCCGGCATCGCCGAACTCGCCGACAACCGCGCGGTGAACATCCTGACCACGCTGGCACTGGTCGCGGCGGCCACGCTGATCTCCAGCCGCGGCATCACCACCAGCGAGCGGTTGCAGCAGGTGCTGGTCGGCTTCCAGATGGTCGTGCTCGTGGTCTTCGCGATCACCGCGCTGGTGCGCGCCTGCTCCGGTGACGCGCCCGCGCGACTCGACTTCCGGCTGGACTGGTTCAACCCGTTCACCGGAATCACCATGAGCGCCTTCATGATCGGCGTCACCGGATCCATCTTCGCCTTCTGGGGCTGGGACACCTGCCTGACGCTGGGGGAGGAGTCCAAGGATCCGAAGCGGGTGCCCGGCCGCGCTGGAATGCTGTGCGTACTTTCGATTCTCGCGACCTATCTGCTGGTGACGGTCGCGGTGATGATGTACGCGGGGGTCGGCGAATCCGGACTCGGCCTCGGCAACGCGCGCAACGCCGACAATGTCTTCGGCGCGCTGGCCGATCCGGTGCTCGGCTGGGCCGGGCCGCTGCTCCTGCTCGCCGTGCTGGCCTCCGCGGTCGCCAGCCTGCAGACCACCTTCCTGCCCGCCGCCCGCACCGTGCTGGCGATGGGCGTGTACGGCGCCTTCCCGAGGCGATTCGCCGCGGTGAGCCCGCGATCCAGGGTTCCGGTGTTCGGCACCGTCGTCGCGGGGGTGGTCACCGGAGCCTTCTACACCGCCGCTTCGCTGCTTTCGACCAGGGTGCTGGTGGATACCGTTGCGGCACTTGGCATCATGATCTGCTGGTACTACGGCATCACCGCCTTCGCGTGCGTATGGCATTTCCGCGGCGAGCTTTTCGCCTCCGCGCGCAATATCGCCTTCAAACTCCTCTTCCCGCTGATCGGCGGGATCATGCTGGCCGTGGTGTTCGTGGTGTCGGTGCGCGAGAGCATGGATCCGGACAACGGCAGCGGCGCCTCGATCGGCGGCATCGGCCTGGTGTTCTTCATGGGCTTCGGCATCCTGCTGCTCGGCGGGCTGCTGATGCTGGTGGCCCGCTGGCGCAATCCCGACTTCTTCCGCGGTGGCCCGCTCGGCCGGGAATTCGCCGAACCCGCGCCGCTGGTATCCGAAGCGGCCTGA